A single region of the Pontibacter kalidii genome encodes:
- a CDS encoding M43 family zinc metalloprotease — protein MRTLALSAVLCLGLAFPGLAQQLMGNRSCATNTYVEAMQAQHPSLGQEQQRVQQAVQQKLQQQRQWQNLRVATTITIPVVFHVLYSDEAENISDEQILSQLEVLNADFRRRNADAGNTPAHFAPYAADTRIEFCLAIIDPNGDPTTGITRTQTYRTEFDYAYDYIKKAENGGTNAWDTNRYLNIWVGNVKDKVLGYASMPGTTLPRLDGVVLHYTAVGAAPANKFGSEYNLGRTATHEVGHWLGLSHIWGDDDASCSDSDGISDTPNQKYYTTDCEGGIRISCDNGPYGDMYQNYMDYSFDACMNLFTHGQAAYMNAVISTSRSGLLSSLACSASIRSDFGMVREADSLVVAGESIQFAAASEGVRATEWLWEFEGGVPTTSTQENPVVTYPRPGKYSVKLTVRNGSTSDTEVKEGFVHVTVSDLTVFPNPTSDYLYIEQPARIRVRHVELINSLGKTVLTAETRHRTLQLDVQHLPSGVYFLRLTSTNGTEIRRISIVR, from the coding sequence ATGCGTACGCTTGCCCTTTCGGCTGTTCTTTGCCTTGGCCTGGCCTTTCCCGGCCTGGCCCAGCAGCTAATGGGCAACCGCAGCTGCGCCACCAACACATACGTGGAGGCCATGCAGGCACAGCATCCGTCGCTGGGGCAGGAGCAGCAGCGGGTGCAGCAGGCCGTGCAGCAGAAACTACAGCAGCAGCGGCAGTGGCAAAACCTGCGCGTCGCCACCACCATCACCATCCCGGTGGTGTTTCACGTGCTTTACAGCGATGAGGCCGAGAACATTTCGGACGAGCAGATTCTCTCGCAGCTGGAGGTGCTGAACGCTGACTTCAGGAGGCGCAACGCGGATGCCGGGAACACCCCCGCCCACTTTGCGCCCTACGCCGCCGACACCCGCATCGAGTTTTGCCTGGCCATCATTGACCCCAACGGCGACCCAACCACCGGCATCACCCGCACCCAAACCTACCGCACCGAGTTCGATTATGCCTATGACTACATCAAGAAAGCGGAGAATGGCGGCACGAACGCCTGGGACACCAACCGCTACCTGAATATCTGGGTAGGGAACGTAAAAGACAAAGTATTGGGCTATGCCTCCATGCCTGGCACCACTTTGCCCCGCCTGGATGGGGTGGTGCTGCATTATACAGCCGTGGGTGCCGCACCTGCCAACAAGTTCGGCTCGGAGTATAACCTGGGCCGTACCGCCACCCATGAGGTGGGCCATTGGCTCGGGCTGAGCCACATCTGGGGAGACGACGATGCCAGTTGCTCCGACTCCGACGGCATCAGCGACACTCCTAACCAGAAGTACTACACCACTGACTGCGAAGGCGGTATTCGGATATCCTGCGACAACGGCCCCTATGGTGACATGTACCAGAACTACATGGATTATAGCTTTGATGCCTGCATGAATCTGTTCACCCACGGCCAGGCCGCTTACATGAACGCCGTCATCAGCACCAGCCGCAGCGGCCTGCTGTCCTCACTGGCCTGCTCCGCCTCCATCCGCTCCGATTTCGGGATGGTCCGGGAGGCCGACAGCCTGGTGGTGGCCGGGGAAAGCATACAGTTTGCCGCGGCATCGGAAGGCGTTCGGGCAACAGAATGGCTTTGGGAGTTTGAGGGGGGCGTGCCGACCACCTCCACGCAGGAAAATCCGGTGGTTACTTACCCTCGCCCCGGGAAGTATAGCGTGAAGCTGACGGTGCGCAACGGCAGCACCAGCGATACGGAAGTGAAGGAGGGTTTCGTGCACGTAACCGTAAGCGACCTGACGGTATTCCCGAACCCAACTTCTGATTATCTATATATAGAGCAGCCCGCGCGCATACGTGTGCGGCACGTGGAGCTTATCAACAGCTTGGGCAAGACCGTGCTCACCGCCGAGACCCGCCACCGCACTCTGCAACTGGATGTGCAGCACCTGCCATCCGGCGTATACTTCCTTCGCCTTACCAGCACCAACGGCACCGAGATCAGGCGGATCAGCATCGTAAGGTAG
- a CDS encoding secondary thiamine-phosphate synthase enzyme YjbQ: MWFQKEIRLPAVKRGFHLITDLLEAQLPELEGINVGLAHIFIKHTSASLTINENADPTVRQDFERHFNHMVPENQPYYRHTLEGSDDMPAHLKAAMLGTSVTIPIRDGQFNLGTWQGIYLCEHRDHASKRTVVVTLQGD, translated from the coding sequence ATGTGGTTTCAGAAAGAGATAAGGCTTCCGGCCGTTAAGCGCGGATTTCATTTGATAACAGACTTGCTGGAGGCGCAGCTGCCTGAACTTGAAGGTATAAACGTTGGCTTGGCACACATCTTCATCAAGCACACCTCCGCCAGCCTGACCATAAACGAGAACGCTGACCCCACCGTGCGGCAGGATTTCGAGCGCCACTTTAACCATATGGTGCCCGAGAACCAGCCTTACTACCGCCATACGCTGGAGGGCTCCGATGACATGCCGGCTCACCTGAAGGCTGCCATGCTCGGTACATCCGTTACCATACCCATCCGCGACGGGCAGTTTAACCTGGGCACCTGGCAGGGCATCTACCTCTGCGAGCACCGCGACCACGCCTCCAAGCGTACGGTGGTGGTAACGCTGCAGGGAGATTAG
- the prfA gene encoding peptide chain release factor 1, with protein sequence MLDKLEAINQRFEEVSQLLIQPDVASDMKKFKALNKEYKDLDKIVVEYKKYLNILSNIDNAKQVIATEKDEDFREMAKEELDELLPQREAMEDTLKELLIPKDPNDSKDIIMEIRAGAGGDEASIFAGDLYRMYSRFAEKHGWKMELMDATEGTSGGYKEIIVGISGEDVYGKLKFESGVHRVQRVPATETQGRIHTSVASVVVLPEAEEFDVEIDMNDIRKDLFCSSGPGGQSVNTTYSAVRLTHIPTGIVAQCQDQKSQLKNYDKALAVLRSRIFEVELAKKNEAEGAQRKSMVGGGDRSDKIRTYNYPQGRVTDHRIGYTVYNLPNVMDGGIDDFVEELRIAENAERLKEGATAE encoded by the coding sequence ATGTTAGATAAGTTAGAAGCCATCAATCAGCGTTTTGAAGAGGTAAGCCAGTTGCTTATCCAGCCGGATGTGGCCAGCGACATGAAGAAATTTAAGGCGCTGAACAAAGAGTATAAAGACCTCGACAAGATCGTCGTTGAATATAAGAAGTACCTGAACATCCTGAGCAACATCGACAACGCCAAGCAGGTGATAGCTACGGAGAAGGACGAGGATTTCAGGGAGATGGCCAAGGAGGAACTGGACGAGCTGCTGCCGCAGCGCGAAGCCATGGAGGACACCCTGAAGGAGCTGCTGATCCCTAAAGACCCGAACGACAGCAAGGACATCATTATGGAGATCCGTGCCGGGGCGGGCGGCGACGAGGCCTCCATCTTTGCCGGCGACCTGTACCGCATGTACAGCCGCTTCGCGGAGAAGCATGGCTGGAAAATGGAGCTGATGGATGCTACCGAAGGCACCTCCGGAGGGTACAAAGAGATTATCGTAGGCATATCCGGGGAGGACGTGTACGGCAAGCTGAAGTTTGAGTCGGGAGTACACCGCGTGCAGCGCGTGCCGGCCACCGAAACGCAGGGCCGTATCCATACTTCCGTGGCGTCGGTAGTGGTGCTGCCGGAGGCCGAGGAGTTCGACGTGGAGATCGACATGAACGACATCCGCAAAGACCTTTTCTGTTCTTCCGGCCCGGGTGGTCAGTCGGTAAACACCACGTACTCTGCCGTGCGCCTGACGCACATCCCAACGGGTATCGTGGCCCAGTGCCAGGACCAGAAATCACAGCTCAAGAACTACGATAAGGCGCTGGCAGTACTCCGCTCGCGTATCTTTGAAGTGGAGCTGGCCAAGAAGAACGAGGCCGAGGGTGCCCAGCGCAAGAGCATGGTAGGCGGCGGCGACCGCTCCGACAAGATCCGTACCTACAACTACCCGCAGGGCCGCGTAACCGATCACCGCATCGGCTACACCGTGTATAACCTGCCCAACGTGATGGACGGCGGCATTGACGACTTTGTAGAGGAGCTTCGTATTGCCGAGAACGCAGAAAGACTGAAAGAAGGCGCCACAGCGGAATAA
- a CDS encoding thioredoxin family protein — protein MAVIVATDNDFNEVLNANQKVVVKYYADWCGSCRLFSPKFKRLSDDEAFANVAFVDVNAETSPEARKLANVTNLPTFAIFKNGQLVDSVAASKEEAVRELIHKLDA, from the coding sequence ATGGCTGTTATAGTAGCAACTGACAACGATTTTAACGAAGTACTGAACGCAAACCAGAAAGTGGTGGTGAAATACTATGCCGACTGGTGTGGCAGCTGCCGCCTGTTCTCGCCTAAGTTCAAGCGTTTGTCCGACGACGAGGCTTTTGCCAACGTGGCTTTCGTGGATGTGAACGCCGAGACCAGCCCGGAGGCGCGCAAATTGGCTAACGTAACGAACCTGCCAACTTTCGCCATCTTCAAAAACGGCCAGCTGGTAGATTCCGTGGCTGCCAGCAAAGAGGAAGCCGTTCGTGAACTGATCCATAAACTAGACGCCTAA
- a CDS encoding DUF6952 family protein, with the protein MKIPAIKKLVENYNLDELMAAEAAIVDEQQPAIEVGGDDEGEQLTHVLAAVWILNDMEDNGTDFKTALRSYTQKVRVSIS; encoded by the coding sequence ATGAAGATACCTGCTATAAAGAAACTGGTTGAGAATTATAACCTGGACGAGTTAATGGCCGCAGAGGCCGCTATTGTGGATGAACAGCAGCCTGCCATTGAGGTGGGGGGCGACGACGAGGGCGAGCAGCTGACGCACGTGCTGGCCGCCGTCTGGATACTGAATGACATGGAAGACAATGGTACCGACTTTAAAACCGCCCTGCGTTCCTATACGCAGAAGGTGCGTGTTTCCATCAGCTAA
- a CDS encoding TetR/AcrR family transcriptional regulator, with amino-acid sequence MVLPEIILGQLLQVFKSEGIERHTEEELMERLGIQQSDYNALFSSKADMVRQVVQHDLYLGEQRDQELLQSARNPVEEIILLLLHGIRELQAISPVYIYDMQQFYPQVWQLCLDHLNTYNHDLNFGVINKGVVQGYFRKDINLQLVTKIILEQFNLIINPHVFPPDRYEMGEVFRSIYLYYVRGLCTDKGSKLAEDYFSKSNI; translated from the coding sequence ATGGTTTTACCAGAAATAATTTTAGGTCAGCTACTTCAGGTATTCAAGAGTGAGGGGATAGAGCGCCATACGGAAGAGGAGCTAATGGAGCGGTTGGGAATACAGCAGAGCGACTACAACGCCTTGTTCTCCAGCAAAGCCGACATGGTGCGGCAGGTGGTGCAACACGATTTGTACCTGGGGGAGCAGCGCGACCAGGAGCTGCTGCAGAGTGCCAGAAACCCGGTGGAGGAGATTATCCTGCTGCTGCTGCACGGCATCAGGGAACTGCAGGCAATCAGCCCGGTCTATATCTATGACATGCAACAGTTTTATCCGCAGGTATGGCAGTTGTGCCTGGACCACCTCAACACCTATAACCACGACCTGAATTTCGGAGTGATAAACAAAGGAGTGGTGCAGGGCTATTTCCGGAAGGACATCAACCTGCAGCTGGTTACCAAGATCATCCTGGAGCAGTTTAACCTCATCATTAACCCGCACGTTTTCCCGCCAGACCGCTACGAGATGGGCGAGGTTTTCCGGAGCATCTACCTATACTATGTGCGCGGCCTCTGCACCGACAAAGGCAGCAAGCTGGCAGAAGACTACTTCTCGAAGAGCAACATTTAG
- a CDS encoding carotenoid biosynthesis protein → MPDTTTAPALAPVAAKYKKYALPLAVAILVIFHAVGFWGLMFSGRPEYFQNLTPMNLLLTNTLLFAFHRCWNAAFILFAVVVWAVGFFSEVLGVHTGLLFGEYAYGAALGVKVWEVPLLIGLNWLMLVYSTGHISNYARLPWWAKAIVGTLLMLLLDFFIEPVAMRFDFWDWQGGQIPLSNFAGWFLVALGLQVYFQRASIYKKNRLAPFVYLVQLLFFVGIFGLL, encoded by the coding sequence ATGCCTGACACCACGACCGCACCTGCCCTAGCACCCGTTGCCGCCAAGTATAAAAAGTATGCGCTGCCGCTGGCCGTGGCTATACTTGTTATCTTCCATGCGGTTGGGTTTTGGGGCTTGATGTTCAGCGGCAGGCCGGAGTATTTCCAGAACCTCACCCCCATGAACCTGCTGCTCACCAACACGCTACTCTTTGCCTTCCACCGCTGCTGGAACGCGGCGTTTATACTTTTTGCGGTGGTGGTGTGGGCCGTGGGTTTTTTCTCGGAGGTGCTGGGCGTGCATACCGGCCTGCTGTTCGGGGAGTATGCCTACGGCGCGGCGCTGGGCGTGAAAGTATGGGAGGTGCCCCTGCTGATCGGCCTGAACTGGCTGATGCTGGTCTACAGCACCGGCCACATCAGCAACTATGCGCGCCTGCCCTGGTGGGCAAAAGCCATAGTTGGCACGCTGCTCATGCTGCTGCTCGATTTTTTCATAGAGCCGGTGGCCATGCGGTTCGACTTCTGGGACTGGCAGGGCGGGCAGATACCGCTTAGCAACTTTGCGGGCTGGTTTTTGGTGGCGCTGGGGCTGCAGGTGTACTTCCAGCGGGCATCCATCTATAAAAAAAACCGGTTGGCCCCTTTCGTTTACCTGGTGCAGCTGCTCTTTTTCGTGGGTATTTTCGGGCTGCTATAA
- the crtD gene encoding 1-hydroxycarotenoid 3,4-desaturase CrtD, translating into MRKAAIIGAGIGGIATAVRLAVKGYEVTVLEANPTFGGKMQEFWLGKYRFDAGPSLFTLPHLVDELFTLAGRTPSDYFRYTRLDPITHYFWPDGSHVKAWADAGKFAGEAEQQLGVPGQAVREALRKSARLYQGTAGTFLQKSLHRLDTYLSPDVLKALGCLSDLGLTTTMHQANASQFSDPRMVQLLDRFATYNGSDPYQAPGTLNIIPHLEHNVGAFYPEGGMYAIAASLVQLAEELGVAFKYNEPVKQILTSGKSITGVETSHATYTANVVVSNMDVVPTYRKLLPNQKAPEQTLQQPRSSSALIFYWGIRHEFPQLHVHNIFFSQDYKDEFEHIFKYKTVSPDPTVYINITSKTDPQDAPAGGENWFVMVNVPHNQGQDWQQLTTATRQAVLQKLSKMLGTDISPLIEEEQLLDPLLIESRTSSFGGALYGSSSNNRMAAFLRHPNFSSRLKGLYFCGGSVHPGGGIPLCLLSAKIVSELVPAVAPSPAKSPKHHA; encoded by the coding sequence ATGAGGAAGGCAGCCATCATCGGGGCGGGTATAGGAGGCATTGCCACAGCCGTGCGCCTGGCCGTGAAAGGCTATGAGGTCACGGTGCTGGAGGCCAACCCTACTTTTGGCGGCAAGATGCAGGAGTTCTGGCTGGGCAAGTATAGATTCGATGCCGGCCCCTCGCTGTTCACGCTGCCGCACCTGGTGGATGAGCTGTTCACGCTGGCTGGCCGTACCCCCTCCGACTACTTCCGCTACACCCGCCTCGACCCGATCACGCACTACTTCTGGCCCGACGGCAGCCACGTAAAGGCCTGGGCCGACGCCGGAAAGTTTGCCGGGGAGGCCGAGCAGCAGCTGGGGGTGCCAGGGCAGGCGGTGCGGGAGGCGTTGCGGAAAAGCGCGCGGCTCTACCAGGGCACCGCCGGCACGTTCCTGCAGAAGTCGCTGCACCGGCTCGATACTTACCTGAGCCCCGACGTGCTGAAGGCATTGGGCTGCCTCTCCGATCTCGGCCTGACCACCACCATGCACCAGGCCAACGCCAGCCAGTTCTCCGATCCGCGTATGGTGCAGCTGCTCGACAGGTTTGCTACCTACAACGGCTCCGACCCGTACCAGGCGCCCGGCACGCTCAACATCATTCCGCACCTGGAGCACAACGTCGGCGCCTTCTATCCGGAGGGCGGCATGTATGCCATCGCGGCTAGCCTGGTACAACTGGCGGAGGAACTGGGCGTGGCATTTAAGTATAACGAACCCGTAAAGCAGATTTTAACCTCAGGTAAAAGTATAACCGGCGTAGAAACCAGCCACGCAACGTATACAGCCAATGTGGTGGTCAGCAATATGGATGTGGTGCCCACGTACCGCAAGCTCCTGCCCAACCAAAAAGCGCCGGAGCAAACGCTGCAGCAGCCGCGCTCCAGTTCGGCGCTTATCTTCTACTGGGGTATCAGGCACGAATTCCCACAGCTGCACGTGCACAACATCTTCTTCAGCCAGGACTATAAAGATGAGTTTGAGCACATCTTCAAGTATAAAACCGTCAGCCCCGACCCTACCGTGTACATCAACATCACTTCCAAAACTGACCCGCAGGACGCGCCTGCAGGCGGGGAGAACTGGTTTGTGATGGTAAACGTGCCGCACAACCAGGGGCAGGACTGGCAGCAGCTAACCACAGCCACCCGGCAGGCGGTGCTGCAGAAGCTGAGCAAAATGCTGGGCACCGATATTTCGCCGCTCATTGAGGAAGAGCAGTTGCTGGACCCGCTGCTGATCGAAAGCCGCACCTCTTCGTTTGGCGGGGCCCTGTACGGCAGCAGCTCCAACAACCGCATGGCCGCTTTTTTGCGCCACCCCAACTTCAGCTCCAGGTTAAAAGGCTTATACTTCTGCGGCGGCAGCGTACACCCCGGCGGGGGCATTCCGCTGTGCCTGCTCTCGGCCAAAATCGTGAGCGAGCTGGTGCCTGCCGTTGCCCCCTCACCCGCTAAATCCCCAAAACACCATGCCTGA
- a CDS encoding SRPBCC family protein, translating to MQLHLSTYVSQDYLSVFNAFDEQLFGKLSPPYPRLKLLRFDGSGPGDVVAVELQTGIKSFRWTSLITERSITGTEAYFVDQGQELPPPLKVWHHKHLVSKNGSGAVIHDIITYSTGFKPLDLLLYPLMKVQFGMRKPVYQREFGKV from the coding sequence ATGCAGCTCCACCTCAGCACATACGTCAGCCAGGACTACCTCAGCGTATTCAACGCCTTTGATGAGCAGCTGTTCGGGAAGCTCTCCCCGCCCTACCCCAGGCTAAAGCTGCTGCGCTTCGATGGCTCCGGGCCCGGCGATGTGGTGGCGGTAGAGCTGCAGACCGGCATCAAATCCTTCCGCTGGACCAGCCTGATCACCGAGAGAAGTATAACCGGCACCGAGGCGTACTTTGTAGACCAGGGCCAGGAACTGCCGCCGCCGCTAAAAGTATGGCATCACAAGCACCTGGTTTCCAAAAATGGCAGCGGCGCCGTGATTCATGATATCATCACGTACAGCACCGGCTTTAAACCGCTGGATTTGCTGCTCTACCCGCTCATGAAGGTGCAGTTCGGCATGCGGAAGCCGGTTTACCAGCGGGAGTTCGGGAAAGTATAA
- a CDS encoding DEAD/DEAH box helicase, whose translation MNVYTTQPFQVVYSLFEHEYLGYLFESYVVQVNTKGQLTLQHQNISAKNADEFKARLDADDFKLIALMDQIQQDAVLRKFSPKKKLSAADFFLKVYDSERGDKALQEAISKHMQTQMGKILELLRNGKMTFIMGKDGDPAWRQIHIARERATVLFHFRRNDDNTHYFPTVKYAGQKLEFQYKNAALICHTPAWLLLNDKVYSFEKNVDGKKLQPFLNKKFIVVPRSVEENYYSKFVAPLVEQFDVHAKGFDIRDEKYVPSPYLTFSEIAATEAPVVMAGREETVDQEKSRILFDLSFKYGDYMVETREAKRVSVSMEKTPDSYVFHKLIRDVSTEKKFLKELSKRSLEVKDGHAVLEKSAAFSWLNSNLQGLEEIGFTVQQSQRNGKNYFIGDITLDVGITEKNDWFDIYGTVRFGEFEIPFIRLRNNILTKNNEFMLPNGQVAIIPEEWFTQYIELFAFAEGEEHLTLRRHHMALVNDLQNGNLATVTMSRRLEKLREFETIEDQPMPAGFRGELRPYQKAGYNWLHFVQNYKFGGCLADDMGLGKTVQTLAMLQHRKENGAESATLLVMPTSLVYNWMNEAQKFTPNLRILNYTGTYREKNVELFSEYDVVLTSYGIVRLDAELLKTYYFDYIILDESQAIKNPDSNTSRSVRELKSRHRLILTGTPVENSTMDLWAQMSFINPGLLGSQHFFRNEFLKPIEKEKDEQKTRRLHALIKPFILRRHKSQVARELPEKIESTTFCKMTEEQEHAYEETKSFYRNKILTNLEENGPGNTQFMLLQGLTKLRQIANHPLMTDPGYEGSSGKLKEVVHKTMDVVSKGHKVLIFSQFVKHLEIIKRSLDKREITYTYLDGNTKNRHEQVERFQKDESIQVFLISLKAGGVGLNLTAADYVFILDPWWNPAVEAQAIDRAHRIGQQNTVFTYKFITKDTVEEKILALQNRKIRLVTDLISTDETVIKSLTKEDIDNLLS comes from the coding sequence ATGAATGTTTATACCACGCAGCCTTTTCAGGTAGTCTATTCGCTCTTCGAGCACGAATACCTGGGTTACCTGTTTGAGTCATATGTGGTACAGGTAAACACCAAAGGGCAACTTACCCTGCAACACCAGAACATCTCGGCGAAAAATGCCGATGAGTTTAAGGCGCGCCTTGACGCCGATGATTTTAAGCTTATCGCCCTGATGGACCAGATACAGCAGGACGCTGTGCTGAGAAAGTTCTCTCCCAAGAAGAAGCTCTCCGCAGCCGATTTCTTCCTGAAAGTATACGACTCCGAAAGAGGCGACAAGGCGCTGCAGGAGGCTATCAGCAAGCACATGCAGACCCAGATGGGTAAGATACTGGAGCTGCTGCGCAACGGCAAGATGACCTTTATCATGGGCAAGGACGGAGACCCAGCCTGGCGCCAGATCCATATTGCCCGGGAGCGGGCCACGGTGCTGTTTCATTTCAGGCGCAACGACGATAACACCCACTATTTCCCGACGGTGAAGTATGCCGGGCAGAAGCTCGAGTTCCAGTATAAGAACGCGGCCCTGATCTGCCACACCCCCGCCTGGCTGTTGCTGAACGACAAAGTATACAGCTTTGAGAAGAACGTGGACGGCAAAAAGCTGCAGCCCTTCCTGAACAAGAAGTTCATTGTGGTGCCCCGCTCGGTAGAAGAGAACTACTACAGCAAGTTTGTGGCGCCGCTGGTGGAGCAGTTTGACGTACATGCCAAAGGCTTCGACATCCGGGACGAGAAGTATGTGCCGAGCCCGTATCTTACTTTTTCGGAGATAGCTGCCACCGAGGCGCCCGTCGTGATGGCCGGCAGAGAGGAAACCGTTGATCAGGAAAAGAGCAGGATTCTCTTCGATCTTTCGTTCAAGTATGGCGATTACATGGTGGAGACACGGGAGGCCAAGCGCGTCAGCGTGAGCATGGAGAAAACCCCGGATTCCTATGTTTTCCACAAGCTGATACGGGACGTGAGCACCGAGAAGAAGTTTTTGAAGGAATTGAGCAAGCGCTCCCTGGAGGTAAAGGATGGCCATGCGGTGTTGGAGAAGAGCGCAGCTTTCTCGTGGCTTAACAGTAACCTGCAGGGGCTGGAGGAAATAGGCTTTACCGTGCAGCAGAGCCAGCGAAACGGGAAGAACTACTTTATCGGCGACATTACGCTGGATGTAGGCATCACGGAGAAAAACGATTGGTTTGATATCTACGGCACCGTGCGCTTCGGCGAGTTCGAGATTCCGTTTATCAGGCTCAGGAACAACATCCTTACCAAGAATAACGAGTTTATGCTTCCTAACGGGCAGGTGGCTATTATTCCGGAGGAGTGGTTTACGCAATATATAGAGCTGTTTGCCTTTGCCGAGGGGGAGGAGCACCTGACGCTGCGCAGGCACCACATGGCGCTGGTGAACGACCTGCAGAACGGCAACCTGGCCACAGTAACCATGAGCCGCAGGCTGGAAAAACTGCGCGAGTTCGAAACCATAGAAGACCAGCCCATGCCGGCCGGCTTTAGGGGAGAACTGCGCCCTTACCAGAAGGCAGGCTATAACTGGCTGCACTTTGTGCAGAACTATAAGTTCGGCGGCTGCCTGGCCGATGACATGGGCCTGGGTAAAACCGTGCAGACGCTGGCCATGCTGCAGCACCGCAAAGAAAACGGGGCAGAAAGCGCCACGCTGCTAGTGATGCCCACCTCGCTGGTTTACAACTGGATGAACGAGGCGCAGAAGTTCACGCCGAACCTGCGCATACTTAATTACACCGGCACTTACCGCGAGAAGAATGTGGAGCTGTTCTCGGAGTACGATGTGGTCCTGACCTCCTACGGCATTGTGCGTCTGGATGCGGAGCTGCTTAAAACTTACTACTTCGATTATATCATACTGGATGAGTCGCAGGCGATCAAAAACCCCGACTCCAACACCTCGCGCTCGGTCAGGGAACTGAAGTCGCGGCACCGGCTCATACTTACGGGCACGCCAGTGGAGAACAGCACCATGGATCTGTGGGCGCAGATGTCGTTCATTAACCCGGGCCTGCTGGGCTCACAGCACTTCTTCCGAAACGAATTCCTCAAACCGATCGAGAAGGAGAAGGACGAGCAGAAAACGCGCCGTTTGCACGCGCTCATCAAGCCGTTTATACTTCGCAGGCACAAGTCGCAGGTGGCCCGGGAGCTGCCCGAAAAGATAGAGAGTACCACCTTCTGCAAGATGACGGAGGAGCAGGAGCACGCCTATGAGGAAACGAAGTCCTTTTACCGCAACAAGATCCTGACGAACCTGGAGGAGAACGGCCCGGGGAACACCCAGTTCATGCTCTTGCAGGGCCTCACCAAACTGCGCCAGATCGCCAACCACCCCCTGATGACCGATCCGGGCTACGAAGGAAGCTCAGGCAAGCTGAAGGAAGTGGTCCATAAAACCATGGATGTGGTAAGTAAGGGGCATAAAGTTTTGATATTCAGTCAGTTCGTGAAGCACCTCGAGATCATTAAGAGGTCCTTGGATAAGCGGGAGATAACGTATACCTACCTGGACGGCAACACCAAGAACCGCCACGAGCAGGTAGAGCGTTTCCAGAAAGACGAAAGTATACAGGTGTTCCTGATCTCGCTGAAGGCCGGTGGCGTGGGCCTGAACCTGACTGCTGCCGACTATGTGTTTATACTTGACCCCTGGTGGAACCCGGCCGTAGAGGCGCAGGCCATAGACCGCGCGCACCGCATCGGGCAGCAGAACACGGTGTTCACCTATAAGTTCATCACCAAGGACACGGTGGAGGAAAAGATACTGGCGCTGCAAAACCGCAAGATACGGCTCGTTACCGACCTCATCAGCACTGACGAAACCGTGATCAAGAGCCTCACCAAAGAGGATATTGACAACCTGCTGAGTTAA